In Bradyrhizobium symbiodeficiens, the genomic stretch AGAGCAGGCTCATTCCGAGCGCCATTAGCGAATAGGGGATGGCGAGCGGCGGCGACCACATCGAGTTCGATACCTGGCCGTCGACATAGGCCTCATGGGCCAGCGTCCAGGATTTCCAGGTGAAGAAGGCGCAGAACAGGAACGTGACGGCATCGACCAGCCAGAGCCGGATCTTGTTCGCCAGCGGCGACAAGAGGCCGACAAAGGCCTCGATGCCGATATGGCCGCGGTTCTGCTGCACATAGGCGGCGGTCATGAAGGTCGCGCCGACGAGCAGGAACACGGCGGCCTCGTCCTGCCAGTAATTGGCGGCCTTGAACAGGGCACGGCTAAGGACGCTGTAGCTCAGGATGGCGCAGGCCGCGACCAGCGCGATCGCGGCGAACACGACGATGATGTTGTTGAGGATGGCGAGACCGCGATCGATCGCCGCCGCAGGGCCTGTCCTTGCGGCAGCGTTCGCGTGTACGTCACGATCCGAAATCGGACCGTGGCTCATGCCGCGACGTCGATCGCGAGCTTGAGCAGGTTTGCGGCGGTCGCGGTCTTGGCGCTGTAGTCCTTCCAGGCGGTGTCGCGGGCGATGTCGCGCCACTTGCCGACGGTCGCGGCATCGAGCGCCGAGACCTTGGCGCCGGCCTTCTCGTAGACCTTGGCGACCTCGACGTCGTCGTCTTGCGCGCCCTTGCGGCCGAAGGCTTCGAGCTCGGTGCCGACCGCGAGCAGGATGTCCTGCTGATTCTTCGGCAGCTTGTCGAAGATCGCCTTCGACATCATCAGCGGCTCGAGCATGAACCAGTAGGATGCGCCGGCCCCTGAGGTCAGCGACTTCGCGACCTCTTCCAGTCGGAACGAGATCAGGCTGGTGGAGGAGGTGATGCCGGCATCGCAGGCGCCGGTCTGCATTGCCGCATAGATCTCGTTCGAGGGCACCGACAGCACCGATGCGCCGGCGGTCTGCAGCACCATGTCCATCTCGCGCGAGCCGCCGCGAACCTTGAGGCCCTTGGCGTCTTCCGGCGCGACGATCGGCCTGGAGCGGCTGGCGACGCCGCCGGCCTGCCAAACCCAGGTGAGCAGGATGATGCCCTTGTCGGCGAGGAAGTCGGTCAGCGCCTTGCCGACCGGCTCCTTTTTCCAGCGCAGGCCCTGGTCGTAGGTGGTCACGAGGCCGGGCATCAGACCGATATTGGTCTCCGGCAGCTCGCCGCCGGCGTAGGGCATCGGATAGAGGCTGATGTCGAGCGCGCCCTTGCGCATCGCGGAGAACTGCGCGTTGGTCTTGATCAGCGAAGAGTTCGGATAGATCTCGGCGGCGATGTCGCCGTTGCTGCGCT encodes the following:
- a CDS encoding TRAP transporter small permease, with translation MSHGPISDRDVHANAAARTGPAAAIDRGLAILNNIIVVFAAIALVAACAILSYSVLSRALFKAANYWQDEAAVFLLVGATFMTAAYVQQNRGHIGIEAFVGLLSPLANKIRLWLVDAVTFLFCAFFTWKSWTLAHEAYVDGQVSNSMWSPPLAIPYSLMALGMSLLCIQILVQLALPFTGAKRS
- the dctP gene encoding TRAP transporter substrate-binding protein DctP, with amino-acid sequence MLTRRHLLATAVTAPAILRFGIGTAHAATTLKISHQFPGGTIDKGDFRDRLCRMFAAEVAKRSNGDIAAEIYPNSSLIKTNAQFSAMRKGALDISLYPMPYAGGELPETNIGLMPGLVTTYDQGLRWKKEPVGKALTDFLADKGIILLTWVWQAGGVASRSRPIVAPEDAKGLKVRGGSREMDMVLQTAGASVLSVPSNEIYAAMQTGACDAGITSSTSLISFRLEEVAKSLTSGAGASYWFMLEPLMMSKAIFDKLPKNQQDILLAVGTELEAFGRKGAQDDDVEVAKVYEKAGAKVSALDAATVGKWRDIARDTAWKDYSAKTATAANLLKLAIDVAA